The Natronosporangium hydrolyticum nucleotide sequence CGCCACCCCCAGCCGGGAGCGGGTCGAGCATTACCAGACGCTCCGGGTACGGGTGGAGCGTGAGGTCGGTCGGATCAACGGCGAGTTCGGGCGGGTCGGCGTCCCGGCGGTGCACTACCTGCACCAGTCGTACAGCCGTACCGAGCTGGCGGCGCTCTACTGTGCGGCGGACGTCATGATGGTGACCCCGCTGCGCGACGGGATGAACCTGGTGGCCAAGGAGTATATTGCCGCCCGGGCCGACGCTGGCGGGGCGCTGGTGCTCAGCGAGTTCGCCGGGGCGGCGACGGAGCTTCGGCAGGCGTTTCTGTGCAACCCGTACGACCCGGAGGCGGTCAAGGAGACGATGCTGCGGGCGATCACGGTCGCCCCGTCCGAGGCGAAACGGCGGATCAAGGTGATGCAGCGGCACCTGCGTAACCACGATGTCGACCGGTGGGCCCGCTCGTTCCTCGACGAGCTAGGCGGCGCCTGATGGCCTCGCCGGAGTCGACCTCGGCGGCCGGCGCCGACCCGCTGGCGTCGGAGCCGGCGCTGCGGGGCGCGCTCGACCAGCTCGCCAAGGTCCACCGGCTGCTCGTGACCAGCGATTACGACGGCGTGCTCGCGCCGATCGTCACCGATCCGGCGCGGGCCTTCCCGCTGCCGGCCGGTATCGACGCGCTGCGGAGCCTGGCCGGGTTGCCGTCGACGACGGTCGCGCTGCTCTCCGGCCGAGCCCGGGCTGACCTGGCCAAACTGGCCGAACTGGGGCCGCCGGTGCGGCTGGTCGGCGGCCACGGCGCCGAGCTGACCGAGCGGTTGCAACTCACCGACGAGCAGGCCGCGCTGCGGGAGCGGCTGGCCACCGCGCTGGCGGAGCTGGTCGCCGACTACCCCGGGGCCTGGCTGGAGGCTAAGCCGGCCAGCTTGGTGGTGCATACCCGCACGGCGGCGCCCGAGGTGGGGGCGGCGGCCCGAGCCGCGGTCCACGCCGGGCCCGGGAGCTGGCCCGGCGTCGCGCTCGGCACCGGCAAAGAAGTGGTGGAACTATCGGTGGTGAGCGCCAACAAGGGCACGGCCCTCGCCGCGCTGCGCACCGAGACCG carries:
- the otsB gene encoding trehalose-phosphatase; this encodes MASPESTSAAGADPLASEPALRGALDQLAKVHRLLVTSDYDGVLAPIVTDPARAFPLPAGIDALRSLAGLPSTTVALLSGRARADLAKLAELGPPVRLVGGHGAELTERLQLTDEQAALRERLATALAELVADYPGAWLEAKPASLVVHTRTAAPEVGAAARAAVHAGPGSWPGVALGTGKEVVELSVVSANKGTALAALRTETGADAVLFLGDDVTDENAFAVLGDADVGVKVGPGETRAGHRVADPPAAVAVLEFLREQRSGAVAGRS